In a single window of the Aminomonas paucivorans DSM 12260 genome:
- a CDS encoding AI-2E family transporter gives MGREARQEVGRRIRNSPVPFVALLLGVLGLTCWMALPLLRPLAWSAVFSYFAYPAYRFLHQRVFGGRWANLAAALTTGIILLFLAIPLGTVAVSLGREAVRLYGVLSEWLPLLDREGVDALLSRVHASGASVLGPLFFRVPELKALLGETGRWVGAGLTALSRGMVANAFHSFFSLVVITISSFFLVRDGRAMVAFVGDLLPLPFHEKKALSLRTQKMLQAVVYGIMFTAAIQATLGGLGWWFVGLPHPVFFGGAMFVTGMIPFVGTPVVWAPGGIVLLMTGHTQEGVLLLLWGGGVVSTVDNFLRPLFISEGSKAHVLLVFVGVLGGLAAWGFLGLFLGPMLLSLSLFLLESYRTILREGERRASSGDGGGT, from the coding sequence ATGGGTCGGGAAGCTCGGCAAGAGGTGGGGCGTCGCATCCGCAACAGCCCCGTTCCGTTCGTGGCGTTGCTTCTCGGGGTCCTGGGGCTCACCTGCTGGATGGCTCTGCCCCTGTTGCGTCCCCTGGCCTGGTCGGCGGTGTTCTCCTACTTCGCCTACCCCGCCTATCGGTTCCTTCACCAGCGCGTCTTCGGGGGGCGGTGGGCCAACCTGGCGGCGGCCCTCACCACGGGGATCATCCTCCTCTTCCTGGCCATCCCTCTGGGGACGGTGGCGGTGTCTTTGGGCCGAGAGGCGGTGCGCCTCTACGGGGTTCTGTCCGAATGGTTGCCCCTTTTGGACCGAGAGGGGGTGGACGCCCTCCTTTCCCGGGTCCACGCCTCCGGAGCCTCCGTGCTGGGCCCCCTGTTCTTTCGCGTTCCGGAGCTGAAGGCCCTGTTGGGGGAGACGGGGCGTTGGGTCGGGGCGGGCCTGACGGCCCTTTCTCGGGGGATGGTGGCCAACGCCTTCCACTCGTTCTTCAGCCTGGTGGTGATCACCATCTCCTCCTTCTTCCTGGTGCGGGACGGGAGGGCCATGGTCGCCTTCGTGGGGGACCTGCTCCCCCTGCCGTTCCACGAAAAGAAGGCCCTGTCCCTGCGGACGCAGAAGATGCTCCAGGCGGTGGTCTACGGCATCATGTTCACCGCCGCCATCCAGGCCACCCTGGGGGGGCTCGGCTGGTGGTTCGTGGGGCTTCCCCATCCCGTCTTCTTCGGCGGGGCGATGTTCGTCACGGGCATGATCCCCTTCGTGGGAACCCCGGTGGTCTGGGCCCCCGGGGGGATCGTCCTTCTGATGACGGGACACACCCAGGAGGGCGTCCTTCTGCTCCTCTGGGGGGGAGGCGTGGTGAGCACCGTGGACAACTTCCTGCGCCCCCTGTTCATCTCCGAGGGGAGCAAGGCCCACGTGCTTCTGGTGTTCGTGGGGGTGCTGGGGGGGCTGGCGGCCTGGGGTTTTCTAGGGCTCTTCCTGGGGCCCATGCTTCTCTCCTTAAGCCTTTTTCTGTTGGAGAGCTACCGGACGATCCTGAGGGAGGGGGAGCGAAGGGCTTCTTCCGGGGATGGAGGTGGAACATGA
- a CDS encoding HD-GYP domain-containing protein has translation MAEQEGSIVRVPLQSLDTYDGVVAEDVTSPEGALLLPQGLRLSLLGASLPKVLDRLRSSGVEGISIRMETSVSLKSVDSFLEVVLAQNQAVIDREVSREAVSQVQGLFQSVRRQPMTPELLVPLVATGKTLAQEILKNPQVLLSLARVHRWDEYTFVHSFNVAALAGFLAQRLHPQEPDLVEQIVLGGLLHDLGKAQVPLEVLNKPGPLDDREFALMKQHSAWGEELALQGEVTSAPIRAVIRWHHERWTGCGYPDGLRREEIPEAARITAVADVFDALTAERAYKQSLPSRDAMNLILGDTGQHFDPRASRTLLTSFGLYPPGSIVELSDRSVGVVVSAGGEDLIRPVVLIQVTPEGTAPESPLFRDLRRCDLRIRNYLGSGARRDL, from the coding sequence GTGGCAGAGCAGGAAGGCTCGATCGTTCGGGTTCCCCTTCAGTCCCTGGACACCTACGACGGGGTCGTGGCGGAAGACGTGACCTCTCCGGAGGGAGCGCTGCTCCTGCCTCAAGGGCTTCGGCTGTCCCTCCTCGGGGCCTCGCTGCCCAAGGTGCTGGACCGTCTTCGCTCCTCCGGGGTGGAAGGAATCTCCATCCGCATGGAGACCTCCGTCTCCCTGAAAAGCGTAGACTCCTTCCTGGAGGTGGTCCTGGCCCAGAACCAGGCAGTCATCGACCGGGAGGTGAGCCGCGAGGCGGTTTCGCAGGTGCAGGGGCTCTTCCAGTCGGTGCGCCGCCAGCCCATGACGCCGGAACTTCTGGTGCCTCTGGTGGCCACGGGAAAGACCCTGGCCCAGGAAATCCTGAAGAACCCCCAGGTGCTTCTCTCCCTTGCCCGGGTCCACCGATGGGACGAATACACCTTCGTCCATTCCTTCAACGTGGCGGCCCTGGCGGGCTTTCTGGCCCAGCGCCTCCACCCGCAGGAACCGGACTTGGTGGAACAGATCGTCCTGGGGGGACTCCTCCACGACCTGGGGAAAGCCCAGGTCCCCCTGGAGGTGCTGAACAAGCCGGGCCCCTTGGACGACCGGGAGTTCGCCCTGATGAAGCAGCACTCCGCCTGGGGGGAGGAACTGGCCCTCCAGGGAGAGGTGACCTCCGCCCCCATCCGCGCGGTCATCCGATGGCACCACGAACGGTGGACCGGCTGCGGCTACCCCGACGGGCTACGCCGGGAGGAAATCCCCGAGGCGGCTCGGATCACCGCCGTGGCGGACGTGTTCGACGCCCTCACCGCCGAGCGGGCCTACAAACAGTCCCTGCCCTCCCGGGATGCCATGAACCTCATCCTGGGGGACACGGGACAACACTTCGACCCCCGGGCCAGCAGGACCCTCCTCACCAGCTTCGGCCTCTACCCTCCCGGCTCCATCGTGGAGCTTTCGGACCGATCCGTGGGGGTGGTGGTCTCCGCGGGAGGGGAGGACCTGATCCGTCCGGTGGTGCTGATCCAGGTCACCCCGGAGGGAACGGCCCCCGAATCCCCCCTGTTTCGGGATCTTCGGAGGTGCGACCTCCGCATCCGAAACTACCTGGGGTCGGGTGCCCGGAGGGACCTGTAG
- the larB gene encoding nickel pincer cofactor biosynthesis protein LarB: MTALAGLEELFEDLAAGRCTVEAARKRHGLLCRGLAGREVRFDWDRPSRKGIGEVVYSPGKEFGHLEGIRDEALRRRANVAFSRLEGEVARRLGGTIPEWSYEPRSRLGTLVCVPPETRGRVAVVAAGTTDIPAAEEAAGIAGFSGCGVDRFYDVGVSGIHRLFEVLPSLREADVAVVAAGMEGALPSVVAGLVPGLVIGLPTSVGYGIAEGGRTALRAMLASCCPGLVVVNIDNGVGAGLSAALVARGRGCEGATGPSGHPTPGSFGCGGRTSEDPETGGIRGPFPPG; the protein is encoded by the coding sequence ATGACCGCCCTTGCGGGTCTGGAGGAGCTGTTCGAGGACCTGGCGGCGGGACGCTGTACCGTGGAGGCGGCCCGGAAACGGCACGGTCTCCTGTGCCGCGGCCTTGCGGGTCGGGAGGTGCGGTTCGACTGGGACCGCCCCTCCCGCAAGGGCATCGGAGAGGTGGTGTACTCCCCGGGCAAGGAGTTCGGGCACCTGGAGGGGATCCGGGACGAAGCCTTGAGGCGGCGGGCCAACGTGGCCTTCAGCCGCCTGGAGGGGGAGGTGGCCCGTCGGCTGGGAGGGACGATCCCGGAGTGGTCCTACGAGCCCCGGTCGCGTTTGGGGACCCTGGTCTGCGTGCCCCCGGAGACCCGAGGGCGCGTGGCGGTGGTGGCGGCGGGCACCACGGACATCCCCGCAGCGGAGGAGGCGGCGGGGATCGCCGGTTTCTCCGGCTGCGGGGTGGACCGGTTTTACGACGTGGGGGTTTCGGGGATCCATCGGCTTTTCGAGGTGCTGCCCTCCCTGCGGGAGGCGGACGTGGCGGTGGTGGCTGCGGGGATGGAAGGAGCCCTGCCCAGCGTGGTGGCGGGGCTGGTGCCCGGGTTGGTGATCGGCCTTCCCACCTCCGTGGGGTACGGGATCGCGGAGGGGGGGCGGACGGCCCTCCGGGCCATGTTGGCCTCCTGCTGCCCCGGGCTCGTGGTGGTGAACATCGACAACGGCGTGGGGGCGGGGCTTTCCGCCGCCCTGGTGGCTCGGGGCAGGGGCTGCGAGGGAGCTACAGGTCCCTCCGGGCACCCGACCCCAGGTAGTTTCGGATGCGGAGGTCGCACCTCCGAAGATCCCGAAACAGGGGGGATTCGGGGGCCGTTCCCTCCGGGGTGA
- the guaA gene encoding glutamine-hydrolyzing GMP synthase, translating to MEVHDNIVILDCGSQYTQLIARRIRELSVHSEILPWDSDAEEVLRRNPKGIVVSGGPRSCIEPDAPRLDERLLRSGIPLLGICYGMQMLAHQLGGRVERAGAAEYGRARVERASETSALLEGLPASLQVWMSHWDQVTGLPPGARAVAVSEGGALAGFEMGDGRIGALQFHPEVAHTEQGTEILRRFLFRICGCDPTWRLEDWIDRTVEEIREKVGAERVLCGLSGGVDSTVAAVLTARALGDQLQCLFVDNGLLRKDEADQVMDTYRVLDLSVHRVDAGGRFLGALAGVTDPEAKRKAIGWTFVEVFEDVAGGLGGAAWLLQGTLYPDVIESGHQGKGASVIKSHHNVGGLPEIMKMKVLEPLRDLFKDEVRQIGRLLGIPEVFVARQPFPGPGLAVRCLGEVVEPRLALLREADAIFREEIAAAGLYNQLWQAFCVLLPTRSVGVMGDVRTYAETAVLRAVESQDGMTADWARLPYDLLDRTARRICNEVPGINRVTLDITGKPPSTIEWE from the coding sequence ATGGAGGTTCACGACAACATCGTCATCCTCGATTGCGGGTCCCAGTACACCCAGCTCATCGCCCGGCGCATCCGGGAGCTGTCGGTGCACAGCGAGATCCTTCCCTGGGACAGCGATGCGGAGGAGGTCCTGCGGCGCAATCCCAAGGGGATCGTGGTCTCCGGAGGTCCCCGGAGCTGCATCGAGCCCGACGCGCCTCGGCTGGACGAACGGCTCCTGCGGTCCGGGATCCCCCTGTTGGGGATCTGCTACGGCATGCAGATGCTGGCCCACCAGCTGGGGGGACGGGTGGAACGGGCGGGGGCGGCGGAGTACGGCCGCGCCCGGGTGGAACGGGCTTCGGAGACCTCGGCGCTTCTGGAGGGGCTGCCGGCTTCCCTGCAGGTCTGGATGAGCCACTGGGATCAGGTCACCGGGTTGCCTCCGGGGGCTCGGGCGGTGGCGGTCAGCGAAGGGGGTGCCCTGGCGGGCTTCGAAATGGGGGACGGTCGCATCGGGGCGCTGCAGTTTCACCCCGAGGTGGCCCACACGGAACAGGGGACGGAGATCCTCCGGCGCTTCCTCTTCCGGATCTGCGGCTGCGACCCTACCTGGAGGCTTGAGGACTGGATCGACCGCACCGTGGAGGAGATCCGGGAAAAGGTGGGGGCGGAGCGGGTGCTCTGCGGCCTGTCCGGGGGAGTGGACTCCACGGTGGCGGCGGTGCTCACCGCCCGGGCCCTGGGGGACCAGCTTCAATGCCTCTTCGTGGACAACGGGCTGCTTCGCAAGGACGAGGCGGACCAGGTGATGGATACCTACCGGGTTCTGGATCTCTCGGTGCACCGAGTGGACGCGGGGGGCCGCTTCCTGGGGGCACTGGCGGGGGTCACGGACCCGGAGGCCAAGCGCAAGGCCATCGGCTGGACCTTCGTGGAGGTCTTCGAGGACGTCGCCGGAGGGCTGGGAGGGGCTGCATGGCTCCTCCAGGGGACCCTCTACCCCGACGTCATCGAGAGCGGCCACCAGGGGAAGGGAGCTTCGGTGATCAAGTCCCACCACAACGTGGGGGGGCTGCCGGAGATCATGAAGATGAAGGTCCTGGAGCCCCTTCGGGACCTCTTCAAGGACGAGGTGCGCCAGATCGGGCGCCTGCTGGGCATCCCGGAGGTCTTCGTGGCCCGGCAGCCCTTCCCCGGTCCGGGGCTGGCGGTGCGGTGCCTGGGAGAGGTGGTGGAGCCTCGACTGGCGCTGCTCCGGGAGGCTGACGCCATCTTCCGGGAGGAGATCGCCGCGGCGGGGCTCTACAACCAGCTCTGGCAGGCCTTCTGCGTCCTTCTGCCCACCCGCTCCGTGGGGGTCATGGGGGATGTGCGGACCTACGCGGAGACGGCGGTGCTCCGGGCGGTGGAGTCCCAGGACGGCATGACCGCCGACTGGGCCCGTCTGCCCTACGACCTGCTGGACCGGACCGCCCGGCGGATCTGCAACGAGGTTCCGGGGATCAACCGGGTGACCCTGGACATCACGGGCAAGCCTCCCTCCACCATCGAGTGGGAGTAG
- the groL gene encoding chaperonin GroEL (60 kDa chaperone family; promotes refolding of misfolded polypeptides especially under stressful conditions; forms two stacked rings of heptamers to form a barrel-shaped 14mer; ends can be capped by GroES; misfolded proteins enter the barrel where they are refolded when GroES binds) yields MPKVLLFKEEARRALEKGVNKVADTVGVTLGPKGRNVVLEKKFGSPTITNDGVTIAKEIELEDPFENMGAQLLKEVASKTNDVAGDGTTTATVLARAMIREGLKNVAAGANGMQLRRGIEKGVDVVVEELKKQAISVKEHAKIAQVASISANDKRVGELIAEAMDKVTEDGVITVEDSQTVGTTLEMVEGLQFDKGYVSPYMITNPDRMEAVLDDANILIHDGKISNVKDMLPVLEKVVQTGKPLLIIAEDVEGEALATLVVNKLRGILQVVAVKAPGFGDRRKAMLQDIAVVTGAKVVSEEIGIKLENADLSMLGKAKKVRVGKEETTIVEGAGDPQAIRDRAAQIRKELEDSTSEYDKEKLQERMAKLVGGVAVVQVGAATETEQKELKHRIEDALNATRAAVEEGIVPGGGVSLVASANALDDFIAKLEGDEKTGASIVRKALTEPLHLIASNAGLQGDVVVEKVRTLKKGEGLDAATGEYVDMIVSGIIDPVKVTRSAVQNAGSIAAMLLTTDVLVADKPEKKSDMPQMPGGGMGDYD; encoded by the coding sequence ATGCCGAAAGTGCTGCTGTTCAAGGAAGAAGCCCGCCGTGCCCTGGAGAAGGGCGTCAACAAGGTCGCCGATACCGTGGGCGTGACCCTCGGCCCCAAGGGGCGCAACGTGGTGCTGGAGAAGAAGTTCGGCTCCCCCACCATCACCAACGACGGCGTCACCATCGCCAAGGAGATCGAGCTGGAGGATCCCTTTGAGAACATGGGGGCCCAGCTCCTGAAGGAAGTGGCCTCCAAGACCAACGACGTGGCGGGCGACGGCACCACCACCGCCACCGTGCTGGCCCGGGCCATGATCCGGGAAGGCCTCAAGAACGTGGCCGCCGGCGCCAACGGCATGCAGCTTCGCCGGGGCATCGAGAAGGGCGTGGACGTGGTGGTGGAGGAGCTGAAGAAGCAGGCCATCTCCGTGAAGGAGCACGCCAAGATCGCCCAGGTGGCCTCCATCTCCGCCAACGACAAGCGGGTGGGGGAACTCATCGCCGAGGCCATGGACAAGGTCACGGAGGACGGGGTCATCACCGTGGAGGACAGCCAGACCGTGGGAACCACCCTCGAGATGGTGGAGGGCCTCCAGTTCGACAAGGGCTACGTGAGCCCCTACATGATCACCAACCCCGACCGGATGGAGGCCGTCCTTGACGACGCCAACATCCTCATCCACGACGGCAAGATCAGCAACGTGAAGGACATGCTCCCGGTACTGGAGAAGGTGGTCCAGACCGGAAAGCCCCTCCTGATCATCGCCGAGGACGTGGAGGGCGAGGCCCTGGCCACCCTGGTGGTGAACAAGCTGCGGGGGATCCTGCAGGTGGTGGCCGTGAAGGCCCCGGGCTTCGGCGACCGCCGCAAGGCCATGCTTCAGGACATCGCCGTGGTCACCGGCGCCAAGGTGGTCAGCGAGGAGATCGGCATCAAGCTGGAGAACGCCGACCTGTCCATGCTGGGCAAGGCCAAGAAGGTTCGGGTGGGCAAGGAAGAGACCACCATCGTGGAGGGCGCCGGGGATCCCCAGGCGATCCGCGATCGGGCCGCCCAGATCCGCAAGGAGCTGGAGGATTCCACCTCCGAGTACGACAAGGAGAAGCTCCAGGAGCGGATGGCCAAGCTGGTGGGCGGCGTGGCCGTCGTCCAGGTGGGTGCCGCTACGGAGACGGAGCAGAAGGAACTGAAGCACCGCATCGAGGACGCCCTCAACGCCACCCGCGCGGCGGTGGAGGAAGGCATCGTCCCCGGAGGCGGCGTCTCCCTGGTGGCCAGCGCCAACGCTCTGGACGACTTCATCGCCAAGCTGGAGGGCGACGAGAAGACCGGTGCCAGCATCGTCCGCAAGGCCCTCACGGAGCCCCTGCACCTCATCGCCAGCAACGCGGGACTCCAGGGCGACGTGGTGGTGGAGAAGGTCCGCACCCTGAAGAAGGGGGAGGGGCTCGACGCGGCCACCGGCGAGTATGTGGACATGATCGTCTCCGGGATCATCGACCCGGTGAAGGTCACCCGGAGCGCCGTGCAGAACGCCGGTTCCATCGCCGCCATGCTTCTCACCACCGATGTGCTGGTGGCGGACAAGCCCGAGAAGAAGAGCGACATGCCCCAAATGCCCGGCGGCGGCATGGGCGACTACGACTAG
- the groES gene encoding co-chaperone GroES produces the protein MQLKPLGDRLVVKAVDKEEMTKGGIVLPDTVKEKPVEGEVVAVGTGKVLDNGQKLPMEVKVGNRVIYSKYSGTEVKFDGEDYLILSERDVLAVVEK, from the coding sequence ATGCAGCTGAAGCCGCTGGGCGACCGTCTGGTCGTCAAGGCCGTGGACAAGGAAGAAATGACCAAGGGAGGCATCGTCCTGCCCGACACCGTGAAGGAAAAGCCCGTGGAGGGCGAAGTGGTGGCGGTGGGCACCGGCAAGGTGCTGGACAACGGCCAGAAGCTCCCCATGGAGGTCAAGGTGGGGAACCGGGTCATCTACAGCAAGTATTCCGGGACGGAAGTCAAGTTCGACGGGGAAGACTACCTCATCCTCAGCGAGCGGGACGTCCTCGCCGTCGTCGAGAAGTAG